A segment of the Corynebacterium resistens DSM 45100 genome:
ATCACTGTCTTTTTCTCTCTGGTTGAAGCCAACGGCCAATTCTCGCCCATCTGGCCCGTACACCACGGCCCCCACGGGAACGTCACCGCGTGGCGTCGCCCCAGCGACTTCCAAAGCCCGCCGCATCCAAGCCTCGTGTTGCAGCTCGACCTGCGACCGAGGTAGTCCGGTGCCCACCGACGACGATGTTTCGATCTGCTCCCCACGCTGGGCGTCCATGTAGTCGGCAGCTTGGCCGTATCCTGACGCGCTGATTACTCCAGCTCCAACCCAACCGCATCGGCCAAATCCTCGGCGCAGCCGAGCTCCTCGGCCACTCGCATTAGCTGCTCGGAGGCGTAAAGATCTTCGTCATCGAAGATCACGCTCAGCAATTGCTCCGGCACCCCGAGGTCCTCCAGCAGATCGAAGTCGCCTTCCGGCCAAGGTTCATCGGTGCTTTCGGCTTCTTCTTCGGTGGGGGTATCCACATCGAGCTCATCGAGGATATCTGTCGCCAAGTAATAATCCAGCGCGGCCGTCGCATCGGAAATCAGCAGTCGCACCCCACCTGGCACGGGGCGCAGTACAGCGCACCAATCGTCATCCATGCACACGAAGCCCACTAGGGCACCTTCCGCACGATTGGCACGCAGGTCTTTGACCAGCTCAGCGAGGCTATTTAGCGACTTCTCTGGTAGCTCTCGCACATCCCATCCACCATCGCCCGCGACGGCTACGGCGGCAAAGGTCAGCTCGGTTGTCTCACTCATGCTCCCAACGCTAGTCGGGTTGTGGGAAAATGGGGAGCGTGAGTGATGTTAAAGGCCCTGAATCCAACCCCGCGAACCCCACCAGCATCGCTGCTGAGCCCCGCAAACCCATTTGTGTTCTGGGCTTAGGCTTGATCGGAGGTTCCCTCCTCCGCGACCTCGGCCGCCTCAATTGGCCGGCTTATGGTTGGAATCGCTCCGAAAAGACCATCACCCGTGCCCGTCGCGATGGCTTCGATGTCTCAAATGATTTGGAGGCCACTTTGCAGCGCGCCGAGGCTGACGGAGCTTTGTTGGTGCTCGGTGTACCGATGTTTGCTCTTGCCTCTTTGCTCGACGCCATCAAGGTCCACGCCCCCACCTGTGGCTTTACGGACGTCACCAGCGTGAAGGAGCAGGTACACGATCTAGTGGAAGAACATGGCCTGTCCCACCGGTTTGTAGGCGGGCACCCAATGGCTGGCACAGCTAATTCCGGTTGGCCAGCGACAATGACGGGCCTGTTCAAGGGCGCGGTGTGGGTGGTCACCTATGACAACGCGGTGGCTGGGGATGGCATGGGTAACGGTGCCGACGAGGCAGAGGACCTCTGGCTGAAGACGTGGGCGCGTGTTGTAGCTATGGCTGAGGCCGTGGGGGCATCGGTTGTTCCTGCGCGGGCGCGCAAACACGATCGTGCCGTAGCGCGTGTATCTCATTTGCCTCACATTCTGGCCGAAGCCCTGGCAATTGCAGGAGACCAGGGTGGGCCGTTGGCGCTGACCTTGGCGGCGTCGAGCTTCAGAGACGGCACCCGGGTTGCCGGCACCGAACCGGCGCTGGTGCGGGCGATGTGTGAAAACAACCGCGCAGCCTTGGTGACGGCGCTTGACGAGACTTTGGAGCTGCTGCGTGAGGCACGGGAGGAACTGGCGAACCCAGACAAGGACATGAAGGACCTCACTGAGGTTGGTCATGCGGCGCGCGGGCGCTTCGAGGCGCGCGCGGGAAGAAAGAAAGGCGAGGGGGCAAACCGACCGATCATTCGTGTGCAGCCGGGTGGCCGGGGCTGGGTGGAGCAGCTGGAATCGGCGGAATCGATGGGCGCGCAGATCGGGATCTTCTAAACCCTGAACATGCAAAAACCCCGGCCAGTGCTATACCGGCCGGGGTAAAATTTTGTGCGCCCGGAGGGATTCGAACCCCCAACCTTCTGATCCGTAGTCAGATGCTCTATCCGTTGAGCTACGGGCGCAACCGTGCGATCAGATGCCTGCAGCCGAATCAACGAGATTCAGCAGCATCCGCTGCAACG
Coding sequences within it:
- a CDS encoding tRNA adenosine deaminase-associated protein, whose amino-acid sequence is MSETTELTFAAVAVAGDGGWDVRELPEKSLNSLAELVKDLRANRAEGALVGFVCMDDDWCAVLRPVPGGVRLLISDATAALDYYLATDILDELDVDTPTEEEAESTDEPWPEGDFDLLEDLGVPEQLLSVIFDDEDLYASEQLMRVAEELGCAEDLADAVGLELE
- a CDS encoding prephenate dehydrogenase translates to MGSVSDVKGPESNPANPTSIAAEPRKPICVLGLGLIGGSLLRDLGRLNWPAYGWNRSEKTITRARRDGFDVSNDLEATLQRAEADGALLVLGVPMFALASLLDAIKVHAPTCGFTDVTSVKEQVHDLVEEHGLSHRFVGGHPMAGTANSGWPATMTGLFKGAVWVVTYDNAVAGDGMGNGADEAEDLWLKTWARVVAMAEAVGASVVPARARKHDRAVARVSHLPHILAEALAIAGDQGGPLALTLAASSFRDGTRVAGTEPALVRAMCENNRAALVTALDETLELLREAREELANPDKDMKDLTEVGHAARGRFEARAGRKKGEGANRPIIRVQPGGRGWVEQLESAESMGAQIGIF